Proteins from a single region of Cydia pomonella isolate Wapato2018A chromosome 13, ilCydPomo1, whole genome shotgun sequence:
- the LOC133524442 gene encoding B-cell receptor-associated protein 31: MSLQWTIIATFLYAEIGIVCLLALPIASPSKWQKLFRSKFLAYISGQASVYFLILIGVLVLCLLDAIREMQKYSNIESSDHQHLDAEMQGNMRLFRAQRNFYISGFALFLLVVIRRLVQLISELATLLAQSEANFRQAQSASVAARSLLAQAGAGDEATKKQLEDYKDQISALEKELSKERKDKEAVKSQAESLSKEYDRLTEEHSKLQKKLTISGDKKDE, encoded by the coding sequence ATGAGTCTCCAGTGGACCATCATCGCGACGTTTTTGTACGCCGAAATAGGCATCGTCTGTTTGCTCGCATTGCCGATCGCTAGTCCTTCGAAATGGCAAAAGCTGTTCAGGTCAAAATTCCTGGCTTATATAAGCGGACAAGCGTCTGTGTACTTCCTGATCCTTATCGGAGTGCTGGTGTTATGCTTGCTCGACGCCATTCGGGAGATGCAGAAATATTCAAACATCGAGAGCTCGGACCACCAGCACCTGGACGCCGAGATGCAGGGTAACATGCGTCTGTTCCGCGCTCAGAGAAACTTCTACATCTCTGGCTTCGCCCTGTTTTTGCTAGTCGTGATTCGCCGGCTGGTGCAGTTGATTTCGGAATTGGCTACTCTTTTGGCGCAATCTGAGGCAAATTTCCGACAGGCGCAGAGCGCGTCAGTGGCTGCGAGGTCACTGCTGGCCCAGGCGGGAGCCGGCGACGAGGCCACCAAGAAGCAGCTTGAGGACTACAAGGATCAAATCTCAGCTCTAGAGAAAGAACTTTCCAAAGAGAGAAAAGACAAGGAGGCTGTAAAGTCGCAGGCTGAAAGTCTGTCAAAGGAGTATGACAGGCTCACGGAGGAACACAGCAAGCTGCAAAAGAAGCTCACAATTAGTGGCGACAAGAAAGATGAGTAA